The genomic segment GTTAAGAAAAACAAAATGCGTTTAGATACGATTCCAAACAAATCTGTAACGTTAAGTCCCGAATAATTCGAACTACCAACTGAGGGTAACTCTTGATTATAATCGGTACCAGATTTGGTACTCATAGAAGCCACGCGTCTCTCCTTCGCGTTGAACGGGTGCCGTCAATACTAGCAGACTATATGGAATTCTTTCCTAGGTGTCTTAACTTTTCGCCTTATAGAATTCTCTCTATTCAAGTTAAGAACCTTAAACAAACTATTGCTCGCTCAGAGGGAATTGATGATTGCTCCCCAATTGAGGTATCGTTCCTATTCGGATGATATCTAACACTATAGTTCCAACATTCTATGCAAATTTCTGGCTCAAAAAGCTCAATAAACATCATAGTGTCAAATTTACAACAAGTTACCCGTACAACACGACAGGCCGCCGCCATACAAATTTGAATAAGTATATTGAAAGCCATAACGCGAGACTAATATTGTATACGAATTGGAAAAGAGATAGTTAATATCCACAGCTGCAGAAGACAGGGCAGCCCCTGTTCCATTAACTTAGTTTATGCTCTTTCGCCGTAAAAGTTCGTTTCAACGAACATTGAGCAATTCATGCAATTTAGACATTGTATAGAAAACAGCCAAAAACCAAAAATGAGTATCTGTAGATAATCCTCGTACCGTGTCCACAAGATATGCTGACGGAAAGCTTATTAATGATGTGCCGAGACCATGCTATTCCATAACTTCTCGTCCCCGCGCTGATATTGGGAGCTGTTTCATGGAATTAATTTGGGGTTGACGCATGACACCCGTAGCTTTCCAGCAATCTGTTTGACTATTAAAACACATTTTTAAAACTACAAACCATAAGAGCACCTTACAAATAAACCCTATAGAGATAATTGATGTCGTAAATAAGTTATCAAAAAATGCGAATACAATACCTCTGGTTATGTACCCGTACACTACAACAGACAATGCAGTATTGATTTCATTTCCATCGCTGAGCGCTTTTTCAAATATAAATTGACTGAATAATCCAAGTATGAACATCACAAGCACTGTACCCAAAAGACCGAAGTCATAGTTCAACGATGCTAGCATAGTTGTTACGTTACCGAGCCAATGACCCTGATAATAACGATGTTCCACACTGATTCCGGGACTGTGAGTGTCGATACCCAAGAAACCGTACAATGACTTAAGGGACTCAGCCCCAAAAGACCCAGGATTGCGAATATTGGTTCTCATAAAGGTGTCAAAATTTTTTATCGGCGCACCCAAATAAACATTCAGAGTATCGAATACTGAAGAAAAACCTCCAGTAGCTCGCCCAACCAGAGCCAACGAATAATAGAAAAGCGGAATAATAATAATTCCTGCCATTACGAATCCGACGACATATTTCAACTTTAATGCGTTGGCTTTTCGCCCTGTTACGCCGCGCCGAATTATGACAAACATAACGGTAATAGATAGCAGAGTCCAAATAGCTCCCGACCGGCCGCCCGTAATCATGGAGCCTAATAT from the Bifidobacterium sp. genome contains:
- a CDS encoding O-antigen polymerase; translation: MEWEILLTIVLLIALAMLLSLNWFFLGKDPISPAVLLVAVFCFSVADGVITSYEKWGLDIDASTCFSILFACCAFSLGCYSIHVALGEKRIMTRSSERYSRRNLFKINTPILVIIALLQIVVYFFVQRKIDTIVASYTGALAYDRTGSTAGVYDQLSKYSSVDTSLGVVLDTAFSLCTAIPNVLGFVLIWNYLIVRKANIRYQLSMRNLFLFINILLGILGSMITGGRSGAIWTLLSITVMFVIIRRGVTGRKANALKLKYVVGFVMAGIIIIPLFYYSLALVGRATGGFSSVFDTLNVYLGAPIKNFDTFMRTNIRNPGSFGAESLKSLYGFLGIDTHSPGISVEHRYYQGHWLGNVTTMLASLNYDFGLLGTVLVMFILGLFSQFIFEKALSDGNEINTALSVVVYGYITRGIVFAFFDNLFTTSIISIGFICKVLLWFVVLKMCFNSQTDCWKATGVMRQPQINSMKQLPISARGREVME